The [Clostridium] scindens ATCC 35704 nucleotide sequence AGTCTTCTTATTCTCCAACTTCAAGGCCTGGCTCAAATGCCACGAAATAGCCTCTCCTTCCCGGTCCGGGTCAGTCGCGAGATACACCTTATCTGCTTTTTTCACTTCCTTGCGCAGATTTGCCAGTATCTCTCCTTTCCCCCGTATTGTAATGTACTTCGGCTCATAATCATGCTCAACGTCAACGCCCAGCTGGCTCTTGGGCAGATCCCTGACATGCCCGTTGGATGCGGTAACCACATAATTACTTCCCAGAAATTTTTTAATTGTCTTCACCTTTGCAGGCGACTCCACGATTACAAGATAGCGTGCCATATAACTGCTTCCTCCATAAAAAACGACTTGCCGGTCTTTCACCGGATTCTTATATAATAATTTTTAGATACTTCTTTAATATATCCCTCTAATTCCAGAGTTATCAGCCTCTCCAGAAGTTCCTTCGGACATAGTCCGGTCTCTTCTAATAATTGGCCAATGCTCTTCGGGAACAAACCGAGACAACTATACACCATATTTTCAGGACTTTCAAGCATTTTTTTATTTTCGTCAGAATTTTGCCCTGGATTCATATTGCTGATTTCCAATTCCATTAATAGATCTTCCGGAGATAGGAGAATCCCTGCGCCTTGCTTGATCAGCCGGTGGCAGCCCTGGCTTGCCGGGCTTGTTACGGGGCCAGGCAGCGCATAGACATCCTTTCCCTGTTCCAAGGCCATATCTGCGGTAATCAAAGAGCCGCTTCTTTCTTTTGCTTCTATTATAAGAACTACATCTGACAGACCGCTGATGATTCGGTTCCGCTCCGGAAAATATGCCGGCAGCGGCGGCTGTCCCGGAATCTGCTCCGATATCAGGCCTCCATTTTCCTGAAGATCCATATACAGCCCGATATGCTCTCTTGGATAACAGACATCGACGCCGCATCCTAATATACCATATGTCCTTCCTCTTCCGTTTAATGCGCCTCTTTGCCCTGCGCCATCGATTCCTCTCGCCATGCCGCTGATCACTTGAACTCCTGCTTTTGCAAGTTTCTCTCCATAGGCAAGCGCCATCTGCTCGCCGTAAGGAGTGCAGCGTCTGGCTCCTACGATCGC carries:
- the dprA gene encoding DNA-processing protein DprA, which codes for MVYEYWLASIKPLQPKKKRMLRENLGSGRTVYYIEETKLHFQEYLNAKDVETIRKAQGDKKIEERWARLKEENIRFIPYFSREYPEKLKHIPNPPYALYVKGSLPKEDSPSAAIVGARRCTPYGEQMALAYGEKLAKAGVQVISGMARGIDGAGQRGALNGRGRTYGILGCGVDVCYPREHIGLYMDLQENGGLISEQIPGQPPLPAYFPERNRIISGLSDVVLIIEAKERSGSLITADMALEQGKDVYALPGPVTSPASQGCHRLIKQGAGILLSPEDLLMELEISNMNPGQNSDENKKMLESPENMVYSCLGLFPKSIGQLLEETGLCPKELLERLITLELEGYIKEVSKNYYIRIR